A part of Desulfofundulus salinus genomic DNA contains:
- a CDS encoding TRAP transporter large permease, with product MSPVTLALIGLVVLFLLMFLRMPISFSMLIVGFLGLLVVASPKAAFNVLTADLWNQFSSYTMSVIPLYILMGEIVFRTGVNESLFNAAYKWLGRLKGGMAATVVLASTGFAAICGSNSATAAAMGTMALPELKKYRYDQTFSAATVAAGGTLGVIIPPSTVLIVIALQTEQSVRQLFVASVIPGLLLTLLFLGTVFFLCQRNPELGPDGPRVSLKEKLSSLPGFVPSLLLFAFVIGGLFLGWFTPTESGAFGAFGAMLISLAMRKLNAENLKAALFGTLKSSTMVITLVIGAMVFGRFLAITRLPYEVADWASSLQVPPVLILVAILLVYLIGGALMDALGFLIISIPIFYPTVISLGYDPIWFAVVLCIVTSAGAITPPVGVAVFVVKGLSPEVSLMSIFKRASVFLISYAVLLSLLVAFPQIITSVVR from the coding sequence GTGAGTCCTGTCACCCTGGCCCTCATCGGTCTGGTTGTATTGTTTTTATTGATGTTTCTCCGGATGCCGATCAGTTTCTCCATGTTAATAGTGGGATTCCTGGGGTTGCTGGTGGTGGCGTCACCCAAGGCAGCCTTCAACGTTTTAACCGCAGATCTTTGGAATCAATTCTCCAGCTATACCATGAGCGTGATCCCTTTGTACATCTTGATGGGGGAAATTGTTTTCCGTACCGGGGTGAACGAGAGCCTTTTTAACGCCGCTTACAAATGGCTGGGACGGCTCAAAGGCGGCATGGCGGCCACCGTTGTCCTGGCCAGCACCGGATTTGCGGCCATCTGCGGTTCCAATTCGGCCACCGCCGCCGCCATGGGGACCATGGCTTTGCCTGAACTGAAAAAATACAGGTACGATCAGACCTTCAGCGCAGCCACGGTGGCGGCCGGAGGAACCCTGGGCGTAATTATTCCTCCCAGTACGGTGCTGATTGTCATTGCTCTGCAAACCGAACAGTCCGTACGGCAGTTGTTCGTGGCCAGCGTGATTCCCGGCCTGCTTTTGACGCTCTTGTTTCTGGGAACGGTATTCTTCCTTTGCCAGAGAAATCCCGAACTTGGCCCGGACGGGCCCCGGGTGAGCCTGAAAGAAAAATTGTCCTCTTTACCCGGCTTTGTTCCTTCGCTTCTCCTGTTTGCCTTTGTGATTGGCGGGCTTTTTCTCGGCTGGTTCACCCCTACGGAATCCGGGGCCTTCGGGGCTTTTGGCGCCATGCTGATTTCCCTCGCCATGCGTAAGCTGAATGCGGAGAACCTGAAAGCGGCACTTTTCGGCACCTTGAAATCGTCAACCATGGTGATCACGCTGGTAATCGGGGCGATGGTTTTCGGCCGTTTTCTGGCCATCACCCGGCTCCCCTACGAGGTAGCCGATTGGGCCAGTTCCCTGCAGGTACCGCCGGTATTGATTCTCGTGGCGATCCTGCTGGTGTATCTCATCGGTGGGGCCTTAATGGATGCCCTGGGGTTTTTGATCATATCCATCCCCATTTTTTACCCGACGGTAATTTCTTTGGGCTACGATCCCATCTGGTTTGCGGTGGTACTCTGCATTGTGACCAGCGCCGGGGCCATCACGCCGCCGGTAGGCGTGGCGGTATTTGTGGTAAAAGGATTGTCACCGGAAGTATCACTGATGTCAATTTTCAAAAGGGCATCTGTTTTCCTCATCAGTTACGCCGTCCTGCTCTCTTTGTTGGTGGCTTTCCCACAGATTATTACCTCCGTGGTTAGATAA
- the iorA gene encoding indolepyruvate ferredoxin oxidoreductase subunit alpha, which translates to MAVAEKMLLMGNEAIARGAVEAGVQVVTGYPGTPSSEVFGTLAHFAKEYGYYAEWSVNEKVALEVAAGAAYAGARALVTMKQVGLNVAADPLMTLAYIGVKGGLVLVVADDPGPHSSQNEQDTRKFAQFAKLPVLDPSTPQEAKDMTVAAFELSEQLGLPVILRPTTRTCHVCQDVTLGPLPLTRNECRFDKNPGWVILPGLAYKKHIWLNQKQKEISRLFSSMHFNRAEIKGKTGIITSGVSYNYVVEALEMQGWEASLLKIGTPYPLPEDLALEFLSQVERVLVVEEQEPVVEDQVIHLAWRHNLPVGVAGKHNGLVPREGELDVDKVTAILHKYFGFVGMEQAAAGNTVRRAPDLPLRTPVLCAGCPHRAVFYGFKEALKDYDPVFTGDIGCYTLGVIPPLNALDTCLCMGASVTIASGLSRVEQGRKHVAFLGDSTFFHTGVAGLINAVYNRADITLVILDNGTTAMTGHQPHPGIGRNATGDPARRIDIAGLVKGCGVDYIRQVDAYNLQEVMQAAREAVQYEGPSVVIARRECVALVKPGARYRVNTGACIECMLCVKNLGCPALSGEEKVVISEKCTGCGVCAQVCPADAIEEVSRHEV; encoded by the coding sequence ATGGCAGTTGCTGAAAAAATGCTTTTGATGGGTAATGAGGCTATTGCCAGGGGAGCGGTGGAAGCGGGGGTACAGGTGGTTACGGGTTACCCCGGCACCCCTTCCTCGGAGGTTTTTGGGACGCTGGCTCATTTCGCCAAAGAATACGGTTATTACGCCGAGTGGTCCGTCAACGAAAAGGTGGCCCTGGAAGTGGCTGCCGGGGCGGCCTATGCCGGGGCCCGGGCTCTGGTAACCATGAAACAGGTTGGCCTCAATGTGGCGGCGGACCCCCTGATGACGCTGGCCTATATCGGTGTCAAAGGCGGCCTGGTCCTGGTAGTGGCGGATGACCCGGGGCCTCACAGCTCCCAGAACGAACAGGATACCAGAAAATTTGCCCAGTTCGCCAAACTGCCCGTCCTTGATCCGTCCACTCCCCAGGAAGCCAAGGATATGACGGTGGCGGCCTTTGAACTTTCCGAACAACTGGGCCTGCCTGTGATCCTCCGGCCCACCACCAGGACCTGCCACGTCTGCCAGGATGTCACCCTCGGCCCTCTACCGTTAACCAGGAATGAATGCAGGTTTGACAAGAACCCGGGATGGGTAATCCTTCCCGGCCTCGCCTACAAAAAGCATATATGGCTCAACCAAAAGCAAAAGGAGATAAGCCGGCTGTTTAGCAGCATGCATTTTAACAGGGCCGAGATTAAAGGCAAAACCGGGATTATTACTTCCGGCGTGAGCTACAACTACGTGGTGGAAGCCCTGGAAATGCAGGGCTGGGAGGCATCCCTCCTTAAAATAGGGACTCCCTATCCCCTACCTGAAGACCTGGCTTTAGAATTTTTGTCCCAGGTGGAACGGGTGCTGGTGGTCGAAGAACAGGAGCCCGTGGTGGAAGATCAGGTGATCCACCTGGCCTGGCGGCACAACCTGCCGGTCGGTGTGGCGGGCAAACACAACGGGCTGGTGCCCCGGGAAGGGGAACTGGATGTTGACAAGGTAACTGCCATCCTGCATAAGTATTTCGGTTTTGTGGGGATGGAGCAGGCTGCTGCAGGTAATACGGTGCGCCGCGCTCCTGATTTACCTTTGAGGACCCCCGTCCTTTGCGCGGGATGTCCCCACCGGGCGGTTTTCTATGGTTTTAAGGAGGCCTTGAAGGATTACGACCCGGTTTTTACCGGAGATATTGGGTGTTATACCCTGGGGGTTATTCCACCCCTCAACGCCCTCGATACCTGCCTTTGCATGGGTGCGAGCGTCACCATCGCTTCCGGCCTTTCCCGTGTGGAACAGGGGCGCAAACACGTGGCCTTCCTGGGAGACTCCACCTTTTTCCACACGGGGGTAGCGGGCCTGATTAACGCGGTTTACAACCGCGCCGACATCACCCTGGTGATCCTGGACAACGGCACCACCGCCATGACAGGTCACCAGCCCCACCCGGGAATTGGGAGGAATGCCACCGGCGACCCGGCCCGGAGAATAGACATTGCCGGGCTGGTCAAGGGGTGCGGCGTGGATTACATCCGCCAGGTTGACGCTTATAACCTCCAGGAGGTTATGCAAGCCGCCAGGGAAGCCGTCCAGTATGAAGGCCCTTCCGTGGTTATCGCCAGGCGGGAATGTGTAGCCCTGGTCAAGCCCGGGGCGCGCTACCGGGTAAATACCGGCGCCTGCATCGAGTGCATGTTGTGCGTGAAAAACCTTGGATGCCCGGCTTTGTCCGGGGAGGAAAAGGTGGTAATCTCCGAAAAGTGCACCGGATGCGGCGTTTGCGCCCAGGTTTGCCCGGCGGATGCCATCGAGGAGGTGAGCCGGCATGAAGTTTGA
- the iorB gene encoding indolepyruvate ferredoxin oxidoreductase subunit beta: MKFDLVITGVGGQGTVLASRIVARAAMDAGWQVRTSETIGMAQREGCVVSHVRVGENLAGALVPDGRADVLLGFELAEAVRALAKLKAGGKAIVNEDVIVPTSVSVGLSRYQVQDIREYLEKELPGVCFLRASEVAREAGNSKTANVVMLGALSTLPGLPFSPEGLLEAVLKTVPSQFREINRKAFEMGRRAMGVC, translated from the coding sequence ATGAAGTTTGACCTGGTTATTACCGGAGTGGGTGGGCAGGGAACAGTCCTGGCCTCCCGGATCGTCGCCAGGGCTGCCATGGACGCCGGGTGGCAGGTCAGGACTTCCGAAACCATTGGGATGGCCCAGCGGGAAGGTTGCGTGGTAAGCCATGTCCGGGTAGGGGAAAATCTCGCAGGCGCCCTCGTTCCGGATGGCAGGGCCGATGTCTTGCTGGGTTTTGAACTGGCGGAGGCGGTCAGAGCTCTGGCCAAGCTCAAAGCTGGTGGTAAGGCCATTGTCAATGAAGACGTCATTGTGCCAACGTCGGTATCAGTGGGTTTGTCCCGGTACCAGGTTCAAGATATCCGGGAGTACCTGGAGAAGGAACTCCCGGGAGTGTGCTTTCTCAGGGCTTCGGAGGTGGCCAGGGAGGCGGGAAATAGTAAAACCGCCAATGTGGTGATGCTGGGGGCGCTCTCGACTCTCCCCGGCCTCCCCTTCAGCCCGGAGGGGTTGCTGGAAGCGGTACTGAAGACTGTGCCGTCACAGTTTAGAGAGATTAACCGGAAGGCTTTTGAAATGGGCCGCCGGGCCATGGGGGTATGTTGA
- a CDS encoding phenylacetate--CoA ligase family protein has product MQGSMLREMIQRVYQNSPFYRKKLDEAGVDPGSIKTVADLARVPFTDKHELRDAYPLGLMAVPEKQVVRIHSSSGTTGKPVIVPYTKKDVDIWAEMMARSLAMTGVNNRDRVQITPGYGLWTAGIGFQAGVERLGAMAIPTGPGNTEKQMEMMIDLKTTVLIGTSSYGLLLAEEAYKRGILDQIKLRLGIFGSERWGDKMRRRIEEIFNIETFDIYGLTEIYGPGIAIDCPCHSGLHYWSDHLLFEIIDPISGKQLPPGEEGELVITTLTKEGMPLLRYRTHDITRLLPHRCPCGSEYPMIDRILGRTDDMIKIKGVNIYPGQVDHVLKVTEGAGSEYQIILTRIEGKDHMLIKIEGEEGKDPQRVAGEFKRNIKSWIGITADVEVVAPGTLPRSEKKSKRVFDYRDM; this is encoded by the coding sequence ATGCAGGGATCAATGCTCCGGGAAATGATCCAGCGGGTGTACCAGAACTCCCCTTTCTATCGTAAAAAGCTGGATGAAGCAGGGGTGGATCCCGGATCCATCAAAACTGTTGCCGATCTTGCGCGGGTACCTTTCACCGACAAGCACGAACTGCGCGACGCCTATCCCCTGGGACTGATGGCCGTCCCTGAGAAACAGGTGGTCCGCATTCATTCCTCCTCCGGTACCACAGGCAAGCCGGTTATTGTGCCTTACACCAAGAAAGACGTGGATATCTGGGCCGAAATGATGGCCCGCTCCCTGGCCATGACAGGGGTCAACAACCGGGACAGGGTGCAGATCACTCCGGGCTACGGCCTGTGGACGGCGGGCATCGGTTTTCAGGCCGGCGTTGAACGGCTGGGCGCCATGGCCATACCCACCGGTCCCGGGAATACGGAAAAGCAAATGGAAATGATGATCGACCTGAAGACCACTGTTTTGATCGGCACCTCCTCTTACGGCCTCCTGCTGGCTGAAGAGGCCTATAAAAGGGGAATCCTGGATCAAATCAAACTCCGCCTGGGTATCTTCGGTTCGGAACGCTGGGGAGATAAAATGCGCCGCCGCATCGAAGAAATCTTCAATATTGAGACTTTTGACATCTATGGACTGACTGAGATCTACGGCCCGGGGATTGCCATTGATTGTCCCTGCCACAGCGGCCTCCATTACTGGTCCGACCACCTCCTTTTTGAAATCATTGACCCCATTTCGGGTAAGCAGCTTCCCCCCGGGGAAGAGGGAGAACTGGTCATCACCACCTTGACCAAGGAAGGTATGCCCCTGCTCAGGTACCGCACCCATGACATCACCCGGTTACTGCCCCACAGGTGTCCTTGTGGAAGCGAGTATCCCATGATCGACCGGATTCTCGGCCGGACCGACGACATGATCAAGATTAAAGGGGTAAATATCTACCCGGGTCAGGTTGACCATGTCCTCAAGGTGACGGAAGGGGCCGGCAGTGAGTATCAAATAATCCTGACCAGGATCGAAGGCAAGGATCACATGCTGATCAAAATAGAAGGAGAAGAAGGAAAAGACCCCCAGAGAGTCGCCGGGGAGTTCAAGCGTAACATAAAATCCTGGATTGGCATCACTGCCGACGTGGAAGTGGTCGCGCCGGGCACCTTACCTAGAAGTGAGAAGAAAAGTAAAAGGGTTTTTGATTACCGGGACATGTAA
- the acs gene encoding acetate--CoA ligase, producing MANEDKVLEALLKEDRTFPPPAYFIEKALVKDTSLYEEAKKDREAFWAKQAENIDWFQKWDKVLDTSNAPFFKWFVNGKLNVSYNCIDRHLNTWRRTKAAIIWEGEPGDDRVLTYQDLYREVTRCANVLKELGVRRGDRVTIYLPMIPELPIAMLACARIGAPHSVVFGGFSAESLRDRINDCQAKLVITADGGWRRGGIVPLKKNCDDALAECPSVEKVLMVKRTGQDVNFVQGRDYWWHEMMARAPIGCEPEHMDAEDMLYILYTSGTTGKPKGVVHTTGGYLVGVSTTHRMIFDIKDDDIYWCTADIGWVTGHSYIVYGPLANGCTTVMYEGSPDWPERDRFWAIVEKYRVNILYTAPTAIRAFMKWGTEWPGRRDLSSLRLLGTVGEPINPEAWMWYYKYIGNERCPIVDTWWQTETGMILISPLPGVTTLKPGSATIPFPGVEAAVVDNTGKDVPLGSGGYLVLKSPWPAMLRTIYGDPDRYVAQYWSRFENMYFTGDGARWDEDGYFWIMGRVDDVINVSGHRLGTMEIESALVDHPAVAEAAVIGKAHEVKGQAVSAFVTLKEGFQGTPQLIEELKAHVVKKIGALARPEDIFFTAELPKTRSGKIMRRLLRDIAEGRVLGDTTTLADPSVVAQIKQQYESQES from the coding sequence ATGGCCAATGAAGATAAGGTCCTTGAGGCATTGTTAAAGGAAGACCGGACATTCCCGCCGCCGGCATATTTTATCGAAAAGGCGTTGGTAAAAGATACCTCCCTCTATGAAGAGGCAAAGAAAGATCGCGAGGCTTTCTGGGCCAAACAGGCCGAAAACATAGACTGGTTCCAGAAGTGGGACAAAGTGCTGGATACCAGCAACGCTCCATTCTTCAAGTGGTTTGTAAACGGCAAATTGAACGTTTCCTATAACTGCATCGACCGCCACCTGAACACCTGGCGCAGGACCAAGGCGGCCATCATCTGGGAAGGTGAGCCCGGAGATGACCGGGTGCTAACCTACCAGGATCTGTACCGGGAAGTAACCAGATGTGCCAATGTGCTTAAAGAGCTGGGCGTCCGGCGGGGGGACCGGGTGACCATTTACCTGCCGATGATTCCCGAACTGCCCATTGCCATGCTGGCCTGCGCCCGCATAGGTGCCCCCCACAGCGTGGTTTTTGGGGGGTTCAGTGCCGAATCTCTGAGGGACCGCATTAACGACTGCCAGGCCAAGCTGGTCATTACCGCCGACGGCGGCTGGCGCCGGGGCGGCATTGTACCCTTAAAGAAGAACTGTGACGATGCGCTGGCCGAATGCCCCAGTGTGGAAAAGGTGCTCATGGTTAAACGCACCGGCCAGGACGTTAACTTCGTACAGGGGCGCGATTACTGGTGGCATGAAATGATGGCCAGGGCGCCCATTGGCTGCGAGCCGGAGCACATGGATGCCGAGGATATGCTGTACATTCTGTATACCAGCGGCACCACCGGCAAGCCCAAGGGTGTAGTGCACACCACCGGCGGCTACCTGGTTGGAGTTTCCACCACCCACCGGATGATCTTTGATATTAAGGACGATGACATTTACTGGTGCACCGCCGACATCGGCTGGGTGACCGGCCACTCCTATATCGTATACGGACCTCTGGCCAACGGCTGTACCACGGTAATGTACGAGGGCAGCCCCGACTGGCCGGAAAGGGACCGCTTCTGGGCCATTGTTGAAAAGTATCGCGTCAACATCCTGTACACTGCTCCGACGGCCATCCGGGCCTTTATGAAGTGGGGTACCGAGTGGCCCGGCAGGCGCGATCTCTCCAGTTTAAGGCTCTTAGGTACAGTGGGTGAGCCCATTAACCCAGAGGCCTGGATGTGGTATTACAAGTATATTGGCAACGAGCGCTGCCCCATTGTGGATACCTGGTGGCAGACGGAAACCGGTATGATTCTTATTTCACCACTGCCCGGTGTTACCACCTTAAAGCCCGGTTCTGCTACCATACCCTTCCCCGGTGTGGAGGCCGCAGTGGTGGATAATACCGGCAAGGACGTACCCCTTGGCAGCGGCGGCTACCTGGTCCTCAAGTCCCCCTGGCCGGCCATGCTGCGCACCATTTACGGCGATCCCGACCGTTACGTGGCCCAGTACTGGAGCCGCTTCGAGAACATGTACTTCACCGGTGACGGGGCCAGGTGGGATGAGGATGGTTACTTCTGGATCATGGGCCGGGTGGACGACGTGATTAACGTAAGCGGTCACCGTCTGGGAACAATGGAAATTGAGAGCGCCCTGGTGGATCACCCGGCAGTGGCCGAGGCTGCTGTTATCGGTAAAGCCCACGAGGTCAAAGGTCAGGCCGTGAGTGCCTTCGTTACCTTAAAGGAAGGATTCCAGGGTACTCCTCAACTGATTGAAGAATTAAAAGCCCACGTGGTCAAGAAGATCGGTGCCCTGGCCCGTCCTGAGGATATTTTCTTCACCGCTGAATTGCCCAAGACCCGCAGCGGTAAGATCATGCGGCGCCTGCTGCGGGATATCGCCGAGGGGCGGGTGCTGGGTGACACCACCACTCTGGCGGATCCCTCGGTGGTGGCTCAAATCAAGCAGCAATACGAATCACAGGAAAGCTAA
- a CDS encoding histidine kinase, whose protein sequence is MQRKLALGVIARWLPINFLATGFVLLWDPLAWKLVLAMVCVNAVAAFLVSDYIQKQKIVNLKTEQHPLDSTLQIASETLPYLRRGLNEETAAKTAEIIQKISDVAAVAITDREKVLAYIGAGSDHHQPGGSIMTDATREVLATGELKVVRSGRDLQCPVPHCPLESAVISPLKCKEEIVGTIKLYRTQPGEIPQNLVKLAEGLAQLLGMQMELAELDRQAQLVTKAELDALHAQINPHFLFNTLNTIIMFSRTNPETARRLLIRLASFFRHALKRHGHFNTLREEIEYLNTYLILEKARFREKLRVIRNIDRELLDYQVPVLTIQPLVENAIKHGILPKPGQGTVQITAQRLDEDMLIVIRDDGVGIPPERLPEVLRPGVGSGNGVGLSNVHERLKSLFGKDYGLRIISAPNAGTSVYVRVPLLCKLWQGEGNLGEVKGAHSR, encoded by the coding sequence GTGCAGAGGAAACTGGCCCTGGGGGTAATTGCCCGCTGGTTGCCGATCAATTTTTTAGCCACCGGCTTTGTACTTCTATGGGATCCCCTGGCGTGGAAGCTGGTGCTGGCCATGGTCTGTGTCAATGCCGTGGCTGCCTTTTTAGTTAGTGATTACATTCAAAAACAAAAGATAGTTAACTTGAAGACCGAGCAGCATCCTTTAGATTCCACCCTCCAGATTGCCAGCGAAACATTGCCCTATCTGCGTCGGGGGTTAAACGAAGAGACGGCGGCAAAAACCGCGGAGATCATTCAAAAAATCAGCGACGTGGCCGCAGTGGCCATCACTGACCGGGAGAAGGTCCTGGCTTACATTGGTGCCGGGTCCGACCACCACCAGCCCGGGGGATCCATCATGACCGACGCCACCCGGGAGGTGCTGGCTACGGGCGAGCTAAAGGTGGTACGCAGCGGCCGGGATCTGCAGTGTCCCGTTCCGCACTGTCCTTTGGAGTCGGCGGTAATTTCCCCTCTTAAGTGTAAAGAGGAAATTGTGGGAACCATTAAGCTTTACCGGACGCAGCCGGGGGAAATCCCCCAGAACCTGGTTAAGCTGGCCGAAGGCCTGGCCCAGTTGCTGGGCATGCAGATGGAGCTGGCGGAACTGGACCGACAGGCCCAGTTAGTGACTAAAGCGGAACTGGATGCCCTTCATGCCCAGATAAACCCGCATTTTCTATTCAATACCCTCAACACGATCATTATGTTCAGCCGTACAAACCCGGAAACGGCGCGGCGCCTGCTTATTCGCCTGGCCTCCTTTTTCCGCCACGCTTTAAAGCGCCACGGTCACTTCAATACCTTGAGGGAAGAAATTGAATACCTGAATACTTACCTCATTCTGGAAAAAGCCCGTTTTCGTGAAAAGTTGCGGGTAATCAGGAATATTGACCGGGAACTGCTGGACTACCAGGTACCGGTACTGACCATCCAGCCTTTAGTGGAAAATGCCATTAAACACGGGATTCTCCCCAAGCCGGGACAGGGTACGGTGCAGATTACGGCCCAGCGGTTGGATGAGGATATGCTGATTGTGATTAGAGATGACGGGGTAGGTATACCCCCGGAAAGGTTGCCCGAAGTGCTCCGGCCCGGAGTCGGTTCGGGCAACGGTGTAGGCCTCAGTAATGTGCATGAGCGGTTAAAGAGCCTTTTTGGCAAAGATTATGGCCTGCGCATTATCAGTGCACCCAATGCCGGAACGTCGGTTTATGTGCGGGTACCTTTATTGTGCAAACTGTGGCAAGGGGAGGGGAATTTAGGTGAAGTTAAAGGCGCTCATAGTAGATGA
- a CDS encoding LytR/AlgR family response regulator transcription factor — MKLKALIVDDEYPARQELRYALSSFDNIEIVGEATNAQEAMTLIKALDYQVLFLDISMPGMSGLELGAVIQELPRQPQVIFVTAYDEYAVRAFEVNAVDYLLKPVDQARLKKAVDKVLKKYQEITPADTAAAVEEDLVAPAVRGGNGAGQFKIDRIPAEKQGKTVLVAESDIVYAFTEQDYIYIKTYADKFFTRFTLKELEARLNPNMFFRTHRCYIVNLHKVKEIVPFFNGTYNLVVDDKENSEVPVSRAQAKKLRKILGF; from the coding sequence GTGAAGTTAAAGGCGCTCATAGTAGATGATGAATATCCGGCCCGGCAGGAACTGCGTTACGCCTTGAGCAGTTTTGATAATATCGAAATTGTAGGAGAGGCCACCAATGCCCAGGAGGCCATGACACTGATCAAGGCCCTGGACTACCAGGTTCTTTTTTTAGACATTTCCATGCCCGGTATGAGCGGCCTTGAGCTGGGGGCAGTTATCCAGGAACTGCCCAGGCAACCGCAGGTAATTTTCGTGACCGCTTACGATGAATATGCGGTGCGGGCTTTTGAGGTCAATGCGGTGGATTACCTTTTGAAGCCGGTAGATCAGGCCCGGTTAAAAAAGGCTGTAGACAAAGTGCTGAAAAAATACCAGGAAATTACTCCAGCTGACACTGCGGCAGCGGTGGAAGAGGACCTGGTTGCGCCTGCCGTCCGGGGGGGTAATGGGGCAGGTCAATTTAAAATCGACCGTATCCCCGCGGAAAAACAGGGCAAGACGGTGCTGGTCGCCGAGTCGGATATTGTGTACGCCTTCACGGAACAGGATTATATTTATATTAAAACTTACGCCGATAAGTTTTTTACCCGTTTCACCTTAAAAGAACTGGAGGCCCGCTTAAACCCCAACATGTTTTTCCGCACCCACCGCTGCTATATAGTAAACCTCCACAAGGTAAAGGAAATCGTGCCCTTCTTTAACGGCACTTATAACCTGGTGGTGGATGACAAGGAAAACAGCGAGGTGCCGGTGAGCCGGGCCCAGGCGAAAAAGCTGCGCAAGATCTTGGGCTTCTGA
- the acpS gene encoding holo-ACP synthase, translating to MERDTRGSICGIGSDLVSVSRIRQAVVKFGGRFLTRVFTGRERRYCAARRDPYPCYAARFAAKEAVLKALGTGLTAGCSWQDVEVIPGRQGAPRVELYGRAALLARERGIKKFLITLSHDGSYAVAFAVALGD from the coding sequence ATGGAACGCGATACGCGAGGCAGTATCTGCGGCATTGGTTCCGACCTGGTTTCCGTGAGCAGGATCAGGCAGGCGGTAGTGAAATTTGGGGGGCGCTTTTTAACCAGGGTTTTTACCGGCCGGGAGCGCCGGTACTGTGCGGCCCGCCGGGATCCCTATCCCTGTTATGCAGCCCGTTTTGCCGCCAAGGAAGCGGTGCTAAAGGCCCTGGGCACCGGCTTAACTGCGGGCTGCAGCTGGCAGGACGTGGAAGTAATTCCCGGCAGGCAAGGTGCCCCCCGGGTGGAATTGTACGGCAGGGCCGCCCTGCTTGCCCGGGAGCGGGGAATTAAAAAGTTTCTTATAACCCTCTCCCACGATGGTTCGTACGCCGTAGCCTTTGCTGTGGCCCTTGGTGATTAA